In Ipomoea triloba cultivar NCNSP0323 chromosome 15, ASM357664v1, one genomic interval encodes:
- the LOC116005612 gene encoding E3 ubiquitin-protein ligase AIRP2, translated as MRVMRKSYKDSLKALEADIQHANTLASDYPREYEGACLQMRLSYSPCAHVFLFLVRWTNCHLAGALGLLRILIYKAYEDGKTSMYVHERKATIKEFYGVIFPSLLLLQRGITDVEDKKQRELCANKYSKRDETSKGKIPEVEIEREEECGICMELKTKVVLPDCNHSLCMKCYRKWRARSQSCPFCRDSLKRVDSGDLWIYTHNSEIADLGAIAKENLMRLIIYIEKLPLSIPDPTLVSYDPCFR; from the exons ATGAGGGTGATGAGGAAGTCCTAtaaagattcactcaaagcgcTTGAAGCCGATATTCAACATGCCAATACCTT GGCTTCTGATTACCCAAGAGAATATGAAGGGGCTTGCCTTCAGATGAGGCTTTCTTATAGTCCCTGTGCTCATGTCTTTCTGTTTCTTGTTCGGTGGACTAATTGTCATCTCGCGGGTGCATTAGGATTGCTCAGGATCCTAATATATAAG GCTTATGAGGATGGCAAGACGAGTATGTATGTGCATGAACGAAAAGCTACTATTAAAGAGTTTTATG GGGTAATATTCCCGTCTCTTTTGCTACTCCAACGGGGCATAACTGATGTCGAAGACAAGAAACAGAGAGAGCTCTGTGCAAACAAATACAGCAAAAGGGACGAGACAAGCAAGGGCAAGATTCCCGAGGTTGAAATCGAGAGGGAGGAAGAGTGTGGAATCTGCATGGAGTTGAAGACGAAGGTTGTTTTGCCGGACTGCAATCATTCTTTATGTATGAAGTGCTATAGGAAGTG GCGTGCTCGATCACAGTCATGCCCGTTTTGTCGGGACAGTCTGAAAAGGGTGGACTCGGGCGACCTCTGGATCTACACACACAATAGCGAAATTGCAGACTTGGGTGCAATTGCAAAGGAGAATTTGATGAGACTTATCATATACATAGAGAAGCTGCCTCTCAGCATTCCAGATCCAACACTTGTTTCCTATGATCCTTGCTTTAGATAA
- the LOC116006765 gene encoding LIMR family protein At5g01460, whose protein sequence is MGDFNLALLIVAIVVCVIVFLINIYLLVNYQHPDDANQAYFPKFVVVFGLSVAAISILMLPADVANRQACRHSIYNGACNLTLPMKELWLAIYIVNAVLVFFIIPFAMFFYEGDQDKSLGKRIKSSLCWVVVTAIVCALLLGILYGLVGKVDFTVRHLSSGTTAFTNTFSFSSSEPCIGNGLHQCSAYSASPSSEKTWTMRATFPEYVVALATIVGSVLFMIFGGVGIACLPLGLIFSFIRRPKAVITRSQYIKEATELAKKARELKKAADALHQEERNGKKGRKWRKNVKAVEKELLLMEDDVKALEEMYPQGEKAETSWALTVLGYLAKLVLGVLGLIVSIAWIAHIVIYLLIDPPLSPFLNWVFIKLDDVWGLLGTAAFAFFCFYLLLAVMAGAMMLGLKLVFITIHPMKWGATLMNSFLFNVGLILLCSISVIQFCATAFAYYAQATAAQEIFGHTLQSLRGIKYLYKYNVFQIGFIILAGLTFVYYSIFGWRRKKPTGRFQLSS, encoded by the exons ATGGGGGATTTCAATCTCGCGCTGTTGATCGTGGCCATTGTGGTGTGCGTTATCGTCTTCCTCATCAACATCTATCTCCTCGTCAACTACCAGCACCCAGACGATGCCAACCAGGCCTATTTTCCTAAATTCGTCGTCGTTTTCGGCCTCTCCGTCGCCGCCATCTCAATCCTCATGCTGCCGGCGGATGTGGCCAATCGGCAGGCCTGCCGCCACTCGATTTACAACGGCGCCTGCAATCTCACCCTTCCGATGAAGGAACTCTGGCTCGCCATCTACATTGTCAACGCTGTGCTCGTTTTCTTCATTATTCCGTTCGCTATGTTCTTCTATGAAGGCGACCAGGACAA GAGCCTTGGCAAGAGGATCAAGAGCTCTTTATGTTGGGTAGTGGTCACGGCAATTGTGTGTGCTCTCTTGCTTGGAATTTTATATG GGCTTGTTGGGAAGGTAGACTTCACCGTGAGACACCTTTCCTCTGGTACTACTGCCTTCACGAACACATTTTCATTCTCTAGTAGCGAGCCATGTATTGGAAATGGTCTTCACCAG TGCTCTGCATATTCTGCAAGTCCTTCATCTGAAAAGACCTGGACAATGCGCGCTACATTCCCTGAATATGTTGTTGCTCTGGCTACAATTGTTGGATCAGTGCTTTTCATG ATTTTTGGTGGTGTTGGCATTGCTTGCCTTCCATTGGGGCTTATCTTTTCATTCATTAGGCGTCCAAAGGCTGTTATAACCCGGTCACAGTATATTAAG GAAGCAACTGAACTAGCAAAAAAGGCAAGAGAATTGAAGAAAGCAGCTGATGCACTGCATCAGGAAGAAAGGAATgggaaaaaaggaagaaaatggCGTAAAAATGTCAAGGCAGTTGAGAAG GAGTTGCTTCTTATGGAAGATGATGTAAAAGCTCTAGAAGAGATGTACCCTCAAGGTGAAAAG GCAGAGACTTCTTGGGCTTTGACTGTTCTCGGATATTTGGCCAAACTTGTGCTGGGCGTTTTAGG ATTGATTGTTTCAATTGCTTGGATTGCTCACATTGTGATATATTTGTTGATTGACCCTCCACTTTCTCCATTCCTAAATTGGGTTTTCATCAAGTTAGATGATGTTTGGG GTCTTTTGGGCACTGCAGCATTTGCATTTTTCTGCTTCTACCTTCTTCTTGCAGTGATGGCTGGGGCTATGATGCTTGGGTTGAAATTAGTTTTCATCACAATCCATCCAATGAA ATGGGGAGCAACGCTAATGAACTCGTTTCTTTTTAATGTGGGCCTCATTCTTCTTTGCTCTATCAG TGTCATTCAGTTCTGTGCCACTGCCTTTGCATATTATGCTCAAGCTACTGCAGCTCAAGAAATATTTGGTCACACGTTGCAATCTCTTCGcggaattaaatatttatacaa GTATAACGTGTTTCAAATTGGATTCATCATTCTCGCTGGGCTGACATTTGTGTATTACTCAATTTTT GGATGGAGACGGAAAAAGCCCACTGGCAGGTTCCAGCTCTCAAGTTGA
- the LOC116007607 gene encoding protein root UVB sensitive 5 isoform X1: MSSCALQFSSFPNFSSFESPRRSDSTSERLGSFKLFCISSRSGSDLHSGEAKQDSIHHQREKDEARVILVEKYGNGTLKRYVLDNDSQIKSFLEEHAPEVPGSQDLNVSELELPWLPKVIKDFVLPAGYPDTVSDDYLEYMLLQFPTNVTGWICHTLVTSSLLKAVGVGSFSGTTAAASAAAIRWVSKDGIGALGRLFIGGKFGNLFDDDPKQWRMYADFIGSAGSIFDLSTPLYPAYFLPLASLGNLAKAVARGLKDPSFRVIQNHFALSDNLGDVAAKEEVWEVAAELLGLAIGIFALDTPGLSKSYLMLALTWLSMRVLHLWFRYLSLSVLQFNTINIKRARILVNSHLLHRTVPGKRTFCCGKGSQLLVLFLASLWRRWLVERKIAQWYSLFLLKIKGLLNLYRKERYFLVVNKHQPEDFEVFISFKEGARSLSVLRSVWQTYWLYQNWGWSDDAFDQLEKSLTELDNRFPDFLRKLEDVGWDLNNLSLKIPKEISVQEVEAM; the protein is encoded by the exons ATGTCCTCCTGTGCTTTGCAATTCTCTTCTTTCCCTAATTTCAGCAGCTTTGAATCTCCCCGGCGGTCAGATTCAACCTCGGAAAGACTTGGCAGCTTCAAATTATTCTGCATTTCTTCGCGCTCTGGTTCTGATTTGCACTCGGGAGAAGCTAAGCAAGATTCCATTCACCACCAAAG GGAGAAAGATGAAGCCAGGGTGATTTTAGTGGAAAAGTATGGGAATGGAACCTTAAAGAG GTATGTATTAGATAATGACTCACAGATAAAATCCTTTCTTGAGGAACATGCTCCAGAAGTTCCGGGATCCCAAGATTTGAATGTCTCTGAGTTGGAGTTACCTTGGCTTCCAAAGGTCATCAAAGATTTTGTTTTACCAGCAGGCTATCCAG ATACAGTTTCAGACGATTACTTGGAATACATGTTGCTACAGTTCCCCACAAATGTAACTGGATGGATCTGTCATACATTGGTCACTTCAAGTCTCTTAAAG GCTGTTGGAGTGGGATCATTCTCAGGAACCACTGCTGCTGCTTCTGCTGCAGCCATCAG ATGGGTGTCAAAGGATGGCATTGGTGCCCTTGGACGCTTATTCATTG GTGGGAAGTTTGGAAATCTTTTTGATGATGATCCTAAGCAGTGGCGCATGTATGCAGACTTTATAGGCAGTGCAGGAAG CATCTTTGATCTCAGTACTCCATTATATCCTGCGTATTTCCTGCCATTGGCATCATTAGGGAATCTTGCTAAG GCTGTTGCAAGAGGGCTGAAAGACCCTTCCTTTCGAGTGATACAAAATCATTTTGCTCTCTCTGATAACCTGGGAGATGTAGCAGCAAAG GAGGAAGTTTGGGAAGTAGCTGCTGAGCTTCTTGGTCTTGCCATTGGTATATTTGCCCTG GATACACCTGGCCTCTCAAAATCATATCTCATGTTGGCATTAACATGGTTGAGCATGCGGGTTTTGCACCTTTGGTTTCGCTACTTGTCCCTTTCGGTTCTGCAATTTAACACA ATAAATATCAAACGTGCTCGTATACTAGTTAACTCCCATCTTTTGCATCGTACAGTTCCAG GAAAGAGAACATTTTGTTGTGGGAAAGGTTCTCAACTCCTCGTATTGTTTTTGGCGTCTCTATGGAGGAGATGGTTGGTGGAGAGAAAAATTGCTCAATGGTACAGCCTATTTTTGTTGAAG ATAAAGGGACTGCTTAATCTGTACCGCAAGGAAAGGTATTTTCTGGTAGTGAACAAACATCAACCGGAAGACTTTGAGGTCTTTATCTCTTTCAAG GAAGGTGCTAGAAGTTTATCTGTATTACGAAGTGTATGGCAAACTTACTGGCTCTATCAGAACTGGGGCTGGTCAGATGATGCCTTCGATCAACTTGAGAAGAGCTTAACTGAACTAGATAATAGATTTCCAGATTTCTTGCGAAAATTAGAAGATGTTGGATGGGATTTGAATAATTTGAGTCTAAAGATCCCCAAGGAAATATCAGTCCAGGAAGTTGAAGCAATGTGA
- the LOC116007103 gene encoding protein N-terminal and lysine N-methyltransferase EFM7 encodes METAIFSPSSLFAGSDGNSTDEEITDAPQNFVERRHQFPGMELLIREFDFHELNANLLWPGTFAFAEWIVEHRSCLEGRRILELGSGTGALAIFLQKSFKFDITTSDYDDADIEENIAHNCQANGISSALPHIRHTWGDAFPIPDPHWDLIIASDILLYVKQYPNLIKTLSFLLRAYTPKVSQADSRDFEQQDSSMLPQPAFLMSWRRRIGKEDESLFFDGCKKAGLEVNHLGSRVYCIKPKETGDE; translated from the exons ATGGAAACTGCTATCTTCTCCCCATCTTCTCTGTTCGCCGGCTCCGATGGCAACTCTACTG ATGAGGAGATTACAGATGCTCCCCAAAACTTCGTGGAGAGGAGGCACCAGTTTCCTGGAATG GAATTGCTCATTCGAGAATTTGATTTTCACGAGTTGAATGCTAATTTACTTTGGCCTGGGACATTTGCATTTGCAGAGTGGATAGTTGAACATAGATCCTGTTTGGAAGGGCGGAGGATACTTGAGTTAGGCAG TGGAACTGGTGCACTGGCCATCTTTCTACAGAAATCATTTAAGTTTGATATCACGACATCGGACTATGATGACGCAGATATTGAGGAGAATATAGCCCACAATTGCCAAGCTAATGGAATTTCATCTGCCCTTCCTCACATAAGGC ATACATGGGGAGATGCCTTTCCAATTCCTGACCCACACTGGGACCTCATAATTGCAAGTGATATCTTGTTGT ATGTTAAACAGTATCCGAATTTGATAAAAACACTGTCATTTCTCCTGAGAGCTTACACACCAAAAGTTAGTCAGGCTGATTCTCGTGATTTTGAACAGCAAG ATTCGTCCATGTTGCCCCAACCAGCGTTTCTAATGAGTTGGAGGCGCAGAATTGGCAAAGAAGATGAGTCACTATTTTTTGATGGTTGCAAAAAAGCTGGTCTCGAAGTAAACCATTTGGGATCCCGCGTTTATTGCATTAAGCCTAAAGAAACAGGTGATGAATAA
- the LOC116007607 gene encoding protein root UVB sensitive 5 isoform X2 — protein MSSCALQFSSFPNFSSFESPRRSDSTSERLGSFKLFCISSRSGSDLHSGEAKQDSIHHQREKDEARVILVEKYGNGTLKRYVLDNDSQIKSFLEEHAPEVPGSQDLNVSELELPWLPKVIKDFVLPAGYPDTVSDDYLEYMLLQFPTNVTGWICHTLVTSSLLKAVGVGSFSGTTAAASAAAIRWVSKDGIGALGRLFIGGKFGNLFDDDPKQWRMYADFIGSAGSIFDLSTPLYPAYFLPLASLGNLAKAVARGLKDPSFRVIQNHFALSDNLGDVAAKEEVWEVAAELLGLAIGIFALDTPGLSKSYLMLALTWLSMRVLHLWFRYLSLSVLQFNTINIKRARILVNSHLLHRTVPGINDCNRKENILLWERFSTPRIVFGVSMEEMVGGEKNCSMIKGLLNLYRKERYFLVVNKHQPEDFEVFISFKEGARSLSVLRSVWQTYWLYQNWGWSDDAFDQLEKSLTELDNRFPDFLRKLEDVGWDLNNLSLKIPKEISVQEVEAM, from the exons ATGTCCTCCTGTGCTTTGCAATTCTCTTCTTTCCCTAATTTCAGCAGCTTTGAATCTCCCCGGCGGTCAGATTCAACCTCGGAAAGACTTGGCAGCTTCAAATTATTCTGCATTTCTTCGCGCTCTGGTTCTGATTTGCACTCGGGAGAAGCTAAGCAAGATTCCATTCACCACCAAAG GGAGAAAGATGAAGCCAGGGTGATTTTAGTGGAAAAGTATGGGAATGGAACCTTAAAGAG GTATGTATTAGATAATGACTCACAGATAAAATCCTTTCTTGAGGAACATGCTCCAGAAGTTCCGGGATCCCAAGATTTGAATGTCTCTGAGTTGGAGTTACCTTGGCTTCCAAAGGTCATCAAAGATTTTGTTTTACCAGCAGGCTATCCAG ATACAGTTTCAGACGATTACTTGGAATACATGTTGCTACAGTTCCCCACAAATGTAACTGGATGGATCTGTCATACATTGGTCACTTCAAGTCTCTTAAAG GCTGTTGGAGTGGGATCATTCTCAGGAACCACTGCTGCTGCTTCTGCTGCAGCCATCAG ATGGGTGTCAAAGGATGGCATTGGTGCCCTTGGACGCTTATTCATTG GTGGGAAGTTTGGAAATCTTTTTGATGATGATCCTAAGCAGTGGCGCATGTATGCAGACTTTATAGGCAGTGCAGGAAG CATCTTTGATCTCAGTACTCCATTATATCCTGCGTATTTCCTGCCATTGGCATCATTAGGGAATCTTGCTAAG GCTGTTGCAAGAGGGCTGAAAGACCCTTCCTTTCGAGTGATACAAAATCATTTTGCTCTCTCTGATAACCTGGGAGATGTAGCAGCAAAG GAGGAAGTTTGGGAAGTAGCTGCTGAGCTTCTTGGTCTTGCCATTGGTATATTTGCCCTG GATACACCTGGCCTCTCAAAATCATATCTCATGTTGGCATTAACATGGTTGAGCATGCGGGTTTTGCACCTTTGGTTTCGCTACTTGTCCCTTTCGGTTCTGCAATTTAACACA ATAAATATCAAACGTGCTCGTATACTAGTTAACTCCCATCTTTTGCATCGTACAGTTCCAG GAATCAATGACTGCAATAGGAAAGAGAACATTTTGTTGTGGGAAAGGTTCTCAACTCCTCGTATTGTTTTTGGCGTCTCTATGGAGGAGATGGTTGGTGGAGAGAAAAATTGCTCAATG ATAAAGGGACTGCTTAATCTGTACCGCAAGGAAAGGTATTTTCTGGTAGTGAACAAACATCAACCGGAAGACTTTGAGGTCTTTATCTCTTTCAAG GAAGGTGCTAGAAGTTTATCTGTATTACGAAGTGTATGGCAAACTTACTGGCTCTATCAGAACTGGGGCTGGTCAGATGATGCCTTCGATCAACTTGAGAAGAGCTTAACTGAACTAGATAATAGATTTCCAGATTTCTTGCGAAAATTAGAAGATGTTGGATGGGATTTGAATAATTTGAGTCTAAAGATCCCCAAGGAAATATCAGTCCAGGAAGTTGAAGCAATGTGA
- the LOC116006766 gene encoding GDSL esterase/lipase CPRD49-like, which translates to MVGPTRPQFVLFGSSIVQFSFVQEGWGALLADIYSRKADVVLRGYSGWNSRCALQVLDQVFPKNADEQPSLVIVYFGGNDSMEPHPSGLNAHVPLPEYVENMRKIAIHLKSLSDKTRIIFLSCPPINEARAIEVFGPLGRSNELGRKYSEACIELCKELDVKVIDLWTALQQRDDWLTTCFTDGIHLTSEGSEIVVKEILKVLKEADWEPSLHWGSLANEFSEISPIIFMGPNKTPINTSELALYWQTQWD; encoded by the exons ATGGTTGGACCGACCCGCCCGCAGTTCGTGCTATTCGGATCATCCATTGTGCAGTTCAGCTTCGTCCAGGAAGGCTGGGGTGCTCTCCTCGCTGATATCTACTCACGCAAG GCAGATGTAGTGCTTCGTGGATATAGTGGTTGGAACTCACGGTGTGCTCTTCAAGTTCTGGACCAAGTTTTCCCAAAG AATGCAGACGAACAGCCTTCTCTGGTGATAGTTTACTTTGGTGGCAATGATTCAATGGAACCTCACCCATCTGGACTTAATGCTCATGTTCCGCTTCCTGAATATGTTGAAAATATGAGGAAGATTGCTATTCATCTGAAG AGCCTGTCAGATAAGACACGGATAATCTTTCTCAGTTGTCCCCCCATCAATGAAGCACGGGCTATTGAAGTTTTCGG TCCCTTAGGCAGATCAAATGAGTTGGGCAGAAAATATTCAGAAGCATGCATAGAATTGTGCAAAGAGTTGGATGTGAAAGTAATAGATCTATGGACCGCACTTCAGCAGCGGGATGATTGGTTGACTACTTGCTTTAC GGATGGAATCCATTTAACGTCTGAGGGAAGCGAGATTGTGGTGAAAGAAATTTTGAAGGTGCTAAAAGAAGCTGATTGGGAGCCGAGTCTACATTGGGGGTCGTTGGCCAACGAGTTTTCAGAAATCTCACCCATCATATTTATGGGTCCCAATAAGACCCCTATTAACACTTCTGAACTGGCACTTTACTGGCAAACACAGTGGGATTAG
- the LOC116006843 gene encoding vacuolar cation/proton exchanger 3-like, whose product MASEVQACLLENGGNYMKPPASRHGGHSRMAHNVSSSSLRRKSDIAAVSNVRYRIVGDVLANLHQVFLGTKLCILFVTVPLAIIAHYLNFTRSWIFGLSLIGLTPLAERISFLTEQITFYTGPTVGGLLNATCGNATELIIAIFALAKHKVDVVKYSLIGSILSNLLLVLGTSLLCGGILNISSEQRFDRKQADVNSLLLLLGLICHVLPLMFQYVGQDPTLIAKSTLALSRASCVVMLLAYIGYLVFQLWTHRQFFEAEEEDGDRESEEEPVLGFWSSFVWLALMTAIVALLSEYVVATIEDASESWGLSVSFVSVILLPIVGNAAEHAGAIIFAFKNKLDISLGVALGSSTQIAMFVVPLCVIVAWMIGINMDLNFGVLEISSLALSIITVAFALQDGTSHYMKGLVLVLCYIVIGVCFFVNRGPSNQGNISSISSQ is encoded by the exons ATGGCATCAGAAGTGCAGGCATGTCTTTTGGAGAACGGGGGGAATTATATGAAGCCGCCGGCGTCGAGACACGGCGGACATTCTCGGATGGCGCACAATGTGTCGTCGTCATCTCTCCGGCGAAAATCCGATATCGCCGCCGTCTCCAACGTGCGTTATAGGATCGTCGGAGACGTGCTGGCTAATCTGCACCAAGTTTTTCTCGGCACCAAACTTTGCATTTTGTTCGTTACTGTTCCACTGGCCATCATCGCCCATTACCTTAACTTCACTAGG TCATGGATTTTTGGATTGAGCTTAATCGGACTTACTCCGCTGGCTGAACGCATCAGTTTTTTGACCGA ACAAATAACCTTCTATACCGGACCAACag TGGGAGGACTGCTAAATGCAACTTGTGGAAATGCAACTGAACTGATAATTGCAATATTTGCTTTGGCAAAACACAAAGTAGATGTGGTTAAATACTCACTTATTGGCTCTATACTCTCCAACCTCCTCTTGGTTCTTGGAACATCTCTCCTTTGTGGTGGTATCCTCAACATTTCCAGCGAGCAAAGATTCGACAGG AAACAAGCGGATGTGAACTCCCTGCTTTTGTTGTTGGGACTGATTTGCCATGTTCTTCCTCTGATGTTTCAATACGTTGGACAAGATCCCACTTTGATCGCAAAGTCAACCCTTGCATTGTCGAGGGCTAGTTGCGTTGTGATGCTGCTTGCTTATATTGGTTATCTGGTTTTTCAGTTATGGACTCATCGACAATTTTTTGAAGCA GAAGAGGAGGACGGTGATAGAGAGTCCGAGGAAGAACCTGTACTAGGTTTTTGGAGCTCATTTGTTTGGCTGGCTCTCATGACTGCTATTGTAGCCCTCCTGTCTGAATATGTAGTAGCCACAATTGAG GATGCATCGGAGTCTTGGGGACTTTCTGTGAGCTTTGTGAGTGTAATATTGTTGCCAATTGTTGGGAATGCAGCAGAGCACGCTGGTGCTATCATTTTTGCTTTCAAGAATAAGTTG GACATATCATTGGGTGTGGCTCTAGGTTCATCAACACAAATTGCCATGTTTGTG gTTCCATTATGCGTGATCGTTGCTTGGATGATTGGAATCAACATGGACCTCAATTTTGGTGTCCTTGAAATAAGCTCTCTTGCTTTGTCAATAATTACCGTCGCATTTGCCTTGCAG GATGGAACATCTCACTACATGAAGGGACTGGTACTTGTGCTCTGTTACATTGTGATTGGAGTGTGTTTTTTTGTCAACCGAGGGCCATCAA ATCAAGGAAATATCAGCTCTATTTCAAGTCAGTAA